In the genome of Candidatus Omnitrophota bacterium, one region contains:
- a CDS encoding tetratricopeptide repeat protein has translation MAKKAATSVLGRHKILLAAFGVLLSLILLELGMRIGAQAILYAQGLKNMIAAQRQGACRILCLGESTTALGGADAYPAQLEQILNSSGSGKKFTVLNAGIVAARTQTIVSQLEGRLDKYRPDMVIVMMGINDGYDRNIPYVNGRGLRRRLRDFIMSLKTVKLARSINMSIRAPSVKTTDCGKYASEDKAYFEQALLYRHQGKFIEAAELFRKALSFNPMNDMVYLELGCTYIFQGDYAAAQKILQEGMALSPGNDSMYYWFGVLCMEQGKHLSAEEFFSKAARINPLNDRAYGGLGTLYGSLNRKDDSRISYDMADKARLDYYNPSTRNNFLRIKKITGDRGIKLICAQYPMHSVESLKRIFAGDDGNIVFVDNGRIFKEAVGKEGYPAYFTDMFAGDFGHCTARGNRLLAQNIADTILIIKK, from the coding sequence ATGGCCAAAAAAGCCGCTACTTCGGTTCTCGGCAGGCATAAGATACTTTTGGCCGCCTTTGGAGTATTGCTGTCTTTGATCTTGCTGGAGTTGGGCATGCGCATCGGCGCGCAGGCGATCTTATATGCGCAAGGGCTTAAAAATATGATCGCCGCTCAAAGACAAGGCGCGTGCCGCATTTTGTGCCTGGGCGAGTCCACTACCGCTTTGGGCGGCGCTGATGCGTATCCTGCGCAGCTTGAACAGATCCTTAATTCCAGCGGTTCCGGCAAAAAGTTCACTGTCCTGAACGCAGGCATTGTTGCCGCGCGCACACAAACTATCGTATCGCAGTTGGAAGGCCGGCTTGATAAATACCGCCCGGATATGGTCATTGTCATGATGGGCATAAACGACGGGTATGACCGGAATATTCCGTATGTGAATGGCCGGGGTCTCAGGCGCAGATTGCGGGATTTTATTATGTCGTTAAAGACAGTGAAGCTGGCGCGGTCTATCAATATGAGTATCCGCGCGCCCAGCGTTAAAACAACTGATTGCGGCAAATATGCCAGTGAAGACAAGGCGTATTTCGAACAGGCTTTATTATACCGCCATCAGGGGAAATTCATTGAAGCGGCGGAGCTGTTCAGAAAAGCCTTATCGTTTAATCCGATGAACGATATGGTATACCTGGAGCTGGGTTGCACTTACATATTTCAGGGTGATTATGCGGCTGCGCAAAAGATCTTGCAAGAAGGCATGGCGCTTAGCCCGGGTAATGACAGTATGTATTATTGGTTCGGCGTATTATGCATGGAACAGGGCAAGCACTTGTCGGCGGAAGAGTTTTTCAGCAAGGCTGCACGGATCAATCCGCTCAATGACCGGGCGTATGGAGGACTGGGGACATTGTACGGGTCTCTTAACAGAAAAGACGATAGCCGGATCAGCTATGATATGGCGGATAAGGCGCGGCTGGATTATTATAACCCATCAACGCGCAATAATTTTCTGCGGATAAAGAAAATAACAGGGGATAGAGGGATAAAATTGATATGTGCGCAGTATCCTATGCATAGTGTTGAATCGTTAAAGCGGATATTTGCCGGGGATGACGGGAATATCGTGTTTGTGGATAATGGCCGTATATTCAAAGAAGCGGTAGGCAAAGAGGGTTATCCGGCGTATTTTACGGATATGTTTGCGGGTGATTTCGGCCACTGCACCGCGCGGGGCAACAGGCTCCTGGCGCAAAATATCGCCGATACTATTCTAATAATAAAGAAATGA